One Sinorhizobium mexicanum genomic region harbors:
- a CDS encoding endonuclease/exonuclease/phosphatase family protein, with the protein MSLRLATFNIENLMSRFDFSGFRNQLKQDRVLRLFDVRSEAEYQRLEEARTIAHTDDTRQMSALAIADCDADILCLQEADNMAALQAFEYGYLFRMVGNGYRQKYLIEGNDSRGIDVAVLMREETRDGQPIECLDVKSHAGLTYADLDLFNDELAQTNRPGDRIFKRDCLEVDLRIGGRPLTLYVVHFKSMGPAREGLDGRQATMPLRVAEATAVRHIIESRFGRGRTADKMFAICGDMNDYQEKVEIRGDRRIGYEFVPSEETESALDILSFDGFVENPMLRRPALDRWTLFHSRGPAERHLCQLDYIWLSPALASRNATRTPEIVRAGQPFRTIFPEGQEVERYPRTGWDRPKASDHCPVVMTLDI; encoded by the coding sequence ATGTCGCTTCGCCTTGCCACCTTCAATATCGAAAACCTCATGAGCCGTTTCGATTTTTCCGGCTTTCGCAACCAGTTGAAGCAGGATCGGGTGCTGAGGCTGTTCGACGTCAGGAGCGAGGCGGAATATCAGCGGCTCGAGGAGGCGCGCACGATCGCGCATACGGACGACACGCGGCAGATGTCGGCGCTGGCGATCGCCGATTGCGACGCGGATATCCTCTGTCTGCAGGAAGCCGACAACATGGCGGCGCTGCAGGCTTTCGAATACGGCTATCTCTTCCGCATGGTCGGCAACGGCTACCGGCAGAAATACCTGATCGAGGGCAATGATTCGCGCGGCATCGATGTCGCCGTGCTGATGCGCGAGGAGACGCGCGACGGCCAGCCGATCGAGTGCCTCGACGTCAAGAGCCATGCGGGCCTCACCTATGCCGACCTCGATCTGTTCAACGACGAGCTGGCGCAGACCAACCGGCCGGGCGACCGCATCTTCAAGCGCGACTGCCTCGAGGTGGACTTGAGGATCGGCGGCCGGCCGCTGACGCTCTACGTCGTGCACTTCAAGTCGATGGGGCCGGCGCGCGAGGGGCTCGACGGCCGGCAGGCGACGATGCCGCTCCGCGTCGCGGAGGCGACGGCCGTACGCCACATCATCGAAAGCCGCTTCGGGCGGGGCCGCACCGCCGACAAGATGTTTGCGATCTGCGGCGACATGAACGACTACCAGGAGAAGGTGGAGATCCGTGGCGACCGACGCATCGGCTACGAATTCGTGCCGAGCGAGGAGACGGAAAGCGCGCTCGACATCCTCTCGTTCGACGGCTTTGTCGAAAACCCGATGCTGCGCCGGCCGGCGCTCGACCGCTGGACGCTGTTCCACAGCCGCGGGCCGGCGGAACGGCATCTCTGCCAGCTCGACTATATCTGGCTGTCGCCGGCGCTCGCCAGCCGCAACGCGACCCGCACGCCAGAGATCGTCCGCGCGGGCCAGCCGTTCCGGACGATCTTTCCGGAAGGGCAGGAGGTGGAACGCTATCCGCGCACCGGCTGGGACCGCCCGAAGGCCTCCGACCATTGCCCGGTCGTCATGACATTGGATATCTGA
- a CDS encoding ketopantoate reductase family protein — translation MRIAVMGSGGIGGYIGLRLQKAGEDVTFIARGEHLYVMRSRGLRLESPLGNVSLPSVNATDDPAEVGVVDLVIFTVKLYDSEEAAAAIVPMVGPKTTVLTLQNGVDGVDILARSVPHSQVVGGAIYMSTYLQEPGLIKQISGMTQMTIGGRSDLMIAAFRDACERADGIALQVVDDVDPALWMKFVTLAAFAGGTSLMRSGIGAIIADPEGRKFMEQLRDEGMAIAAAKGHPMPEGFVQQTTSLWQMLPPETQSSMASDLQRGKRIELEWLSGRMHALGQELGIPTPAHTAVYRALHLYANGAPAR, via the coding sequence ATGCGGATCGCAGTGATGGGCTCGGGCGGCATCGGGGGCTATATCGGCCTGCGGCTTCAGAAAGCGGGCGAAGACGTCACGTTCATCGCGCGCGGCGAGCATCTCTACGTGATGCGCAGCCGGGGCCTCAGGCTCGAAAGCCCGCTCGGCAATGTCAGCCTGCCGAGTGTCAACGCCACCGACGATCCCGCCGAGGTCGGCGTCGTCGACCTCGTGATCTTCACGGTCAAGCTCTACGACAGCGAGGAAGCGGCGGCCGCGATCGTCCCGATGGTCGGGCCGAAGACGACTGTCTTGACGTTGCAGAACGGTGTCGACGGGGTCGATATCCTCGCGCGCTCGGTGCCGCACTCGCAGGTCGTCGGCGGCGCCATCTACATGTCCACCTATCTGCAAGAGCCGGGCCTGATCAAGCAGATAAGTGGGATGACGCAGATGACGATCGGCGGGCGCAGCGACCTGATGATCGCCGCCTTCCGCGACGCCTGCGAGCGGGCCGACGGCATCGCGCTCCAGGTTGTCGACGACGTCGACCCGGCGCTGTGGATGAAGTTCGTGACACTCGCCGCCTTTGCCGGCGGCACCAGCCTGATGCGCTCCGGCATCGGGGCGATCATCGCCGATCCGGAAGGCCGGAAATTCATGGAGCAACTGCGCGACGAAGGCATGGCGATCGCAGCCGCCAAGGGCCACCCGATGCCGGAGGGTTTTGTGCAGCAGACGACGTCGCTGTGGCAGATGCTGCCGCCGGAAACGCAGTCCTCCATGGCCAGCGACCTTCAGCGCGGCAAGCGGATCGAACTCGAATGGCTGTCGGGACGGATGCACGCGCTCGGACAGGAACTCGGCATCCCGACCCCTGCGCATACCGCGGTTTACCGGGCGCTCCATCTTTACGCGAATGGCGCGCCGGCGCGGTGA
- a CDS encoding SDR family NAD(P)-dependent oxidoreductase has translation MANELKHAPDFSLEGKVTFVTGASRGIGRACALACAAAGSDIVLGLRDIAASAELIGEIRDMGREVLPVRLDLSKRTDIEASVAEATAMFERIDVLVNNVGVAPGNLAEDVVEADLDEILNVNVKGTFLITQAVGRQMIAQKAGRIISISSQAGTVTLRGEAIYCTSKAAINHLSRCLAAEWARYGITVNTVAPTFIWTDGTKPALSNKDFYQQTLGHIPLGRIGDTDDVVGAVVFLASPAASLITGLNLLVDGGWSVA, from the coding sequence GTGGCAAACGAACTCAAGCATGCGCCGGATTTCAGCCTGGAAGGCAAGGTGACCTTTGTCACGGGCGCCTCGCGCGGGATCGGCCGCGCCTGCGCGCTCGCCTGCGCGGCCGCCGGCTCGGACATCGTGCTCGGTCTGCGCGACATCGCGGCGTCCGCGGAACTGATCGGCGAGATCCGCGACATGGGACGGGAAGTCCTTCCCGTGCGGCTCGATCTTTCGAAACGCACCGACATCGAGGCGTCGGTTGCCGAAGCAACCGCGATGTTCGAGCGCATCGACGTGCTCGTCAACAATGTCGGCGTCGCGCCCGGAAACCTGGCGGAGGACGTCGTAGAGGCCGATCTCGACGAGATCCTGAACGTCAACGTCAAGGGCACGTTCCTGATAACCCAGGCTGTCGGCCGGCAGATGATCGCCCAGAAGGCCGGCCGCATCATCAGCATCAGTTCGCAGGCGGGCACAGTGACGCTGCGCGGCGAGGCGATCTATTGCACGAGCAAGGCGGCGATCAACCATCTCTCGCGCTGCCTCGCCGCCGAATGGGCGCGATACGGCATCACGGTCAACACCGTCGCCCCGACCTTCATCTGGACCGACGGAACGAAGCCGGCGCTCTCGAACAAGGACTTCTACCAGCAGACGCTCGGCCATATTCCGCTCGGCCGGATCGGCGACACGGACGACGTCGTGGGCGCCGTCGTCTTCCTGGCCTCGCCGGCCGCTTCGCTGATCACGGGGCTCAATCTCCTTGTCGATGGCGGCTGGTCCGTCGCTTGA
- the gfa gene encoding S-(hydroxymethyl)glutathione synthase encodes MENPVALHPYLDAGMAKGNATFSGGTLVCACKDRPVRVRVNGGIAHNHACGCTKCWKPKGAAFSIVAVAPHDSITVVENGDKLAIVDPTALIRRHACKECGVHMYGPVEREHPFQGLDFIHPERFEETGWPEPGFAAFVSSIIESGVDPAKMNGVRNHLRRIGLEPYDCLSPELMDFVATWVAKKSGALKQ; translated from the coding sequence ATGGAAAATCCTGTTGCACTACACCCTTATCTCGACGCCGGCATGGCCAAGGGGAATGCCACCTTCAGTGGCGGGACGCTGGTCTGCGCCTGCAAGGACCGTCCCGTCCGGGTCCGCGTCAACGGCGGGATCGCCCATAATCACGCCTGCGGCTGTACCAAATGCTGGAAGCCGAAGGGGGCCGCCTTCTCGATCGTTGCGGTAGCACCGCATGACAGCATCACCGTCGTCGAAAACGGCGACAAACTCGCGATCGTCGATCCGACCGCGCTGATCCGGCGGCACGCCTGCAAGGAATGCGGCGTGCACATGTACGGGCCGGTGGAGCGCGAGCATCCGTTCCAGGGGCTCGACTTCATCCATCCCGAGCGGTTCGAAGAGACCGGCTGGCCGGAACCGGGCTTTGCCGCCTTCGTTTCCTCGATCATCGAAAGCGGCGTCGATCCCGCGAAGATGAACGGCGTGCGCAATCACTTGAGGCGGATCGGGCTGGAGCCCTATGACTGCCTGTCGCCGGAACTGATGGACTTCGTGGCCACCTGGGTGGCGAAGAAGAGCGGCGCCCTGAAGCAGTGA